The following proteins are co-located in the Heliorestis convoluta genome:
- the dnaB gene encoding replicative DNA helicase — protein sequence MSNEIMGAEQSFLGCFFLDNDIAEEAFGWVDASDFSSEAHRQIYQVFKTLNEAGQPIDYITASRELQGKVAIDYIIQLADTVPSVANIKQYAQMIRKESQKRKIIALTTKAHRDLIEKDAEEVLPQLEKSLQELAVATETEKNYKSIAETLPNVWGNIQERKKIKGLPGHSTGYQHLDNMTDGLQKGELVILAARPSMGKTALALKIALNVAKKGVPTGVFSLEMTTEQLVQRLLACECLVDLKDLKHGKMTQQDEEAVKIGMGEIAKYPLYTDDDFGDLDKLIARAKKMKRDFNLGFLAVDYLQIVSTGSAKNDNRNLEITKISWAFKKIAKELNIPVLLLSQLSRTVEQQQNKRPNLSHLRDSGAIEQDADQVWFIYRDEYYNQESEKKGIAEIIVAKNRNGSIGTVELGFLKEYVLFATRDDDGMEKKHPLGTELIYTGQGKQQQIIS from the coding sequence ATGTCAAACGAGATTATGGGTGCAGAACAAAGTTTCTTAGGTTGCTTCTTCTTGGATAACGACATAGCAGAAGAAGCATTTGGTTGGGTGGATGCTTCCGATTTTTCGTCGGAAGCACACCGCCAAATCTACCAAGTTTTCAAGACTTTGAACGAAGCGGGACAGCCGATTGACTATATCACCGCATCACGTGAATTACAAGGGAAAGTTGCAATTGACTACATCATACAACTTGCCGATACAGTTCCTTCCGTTGCTAACATCAAACAGTATGCCCAAATGATTCGTAAAGAATCGCAAAAAAGAAAGATTATTGCTTTAACAACAAAAGCACACCGCGATCTAATTGAAAAAGACGCCGAAGAAGTTCTTCCCCAACTAGAAAAATCGTTGCAAGAGTTGGCAGTTGCCACGGAGACAGAAAAAAACTACAAATCAATTGCAGAAACGTTGCCCAATGTTTGGGGTAATATCCAAGAAAGGAAGAAAATCAAAGGATTGCCTGGGCATTCTACGGGCTACCAACACTTGGATAATATGACAGACGGTTTGCAAAAAGGTGAATTGGTCATTTTGGCCGCACGCCCAAGTATGGGTAAAACAGCTTTGGCACTAAAAATTGCCTTAAATGTTGCTAAGAAAGGTGTTCCAACAGGTGTGTTTAGTTTAGAGATGACAACGGAACAATTGGTGCAACGATTGTTAGCGTGTGAGTGCTTGGTGGATTTGAAAGATCTCAAGCACGGCAAAATGACACAACAGGACGAAGAAGCGGTTAAGATAGGCATGGGTGAAATAGCGAAGTATCCACTATACACCGATGACGACTTTGGCGACTTGGACAAGTTGATTGCACGTGCAAAAAAAATGAAAAGGGATTTCAACCTTGGCTTTTTGGCAGTTGACTACTTACAAATTGTAAGCACAGGTAGTGCTAAAAATGACAATAGAAACTTAGAAATTACGAAAATTTCATGGGCTTTTAAAAAGATAGCGAAAGAACTAAACATTCCTGTGCTTCTTCTCTCACAGCTTTCAAGGACTGTAGAACAACAACAAAACAAACGCCCAAATTTAAGTCACTTACGGGATAGTGGTGCCATCGAACAAGATGCAGACCAAGTGTGGTTTATTTATCGAGATGAATATTACAACCAAGAAAGCGAAAAGAAAGGGATCGCCGAAATTATTGTAGCCAAAAACAGAAATGGTTCCATTGGAACGGTCGAGTTAGGTTTTTTGAAAGAGTATGTACTTTTCGCAACTCGTGACGACGACGGCATGGAAAAAAAGCATCCTTTGGGCACAGAATTGATTTATACAGGGCAAGGAAAACAGCAACAAATAATTAGCTAA
- a CDS encoding ATP-binding protein produces the protein MRLADLLQQKEAERVSQLHTQQQKSNCPVCCDRGMVVDRTTKTSRTCICIFERIVKRKMGEANITPKEQLQTLDSFEFRKPVHSQMKQLAEKYIANMPTDYVMHQGRICTTQDHCLWLGGATGMGKSHLAIAIAQVAIASGHNVKVINCVRMFAEIVDCFSTNEKPKMYQEAMDATVLVLDDIFKQKPSDFVIQKIYDLVQWRVQLGLPTIYTSERRLGNKGEEANKLNPTTIKDMDTSIWRRIRKSCGDGTYVFEYF, from the coding sequence ATGAGATTAGCGGATTTACTCCAACAAAAAGAAGCGGAAAGGGTTTCACAATTGCATACACAACAGCAAAAATCCAATTGTCCTGTGTGTTGCGATAGGGGCATGGTGGTTGACCGTACCACGAAGACGTCCAGAACTTGCATTTGCATTTTTGAAAGAATCGTAAAAAGAAAAATGGGAGAAGCGAACATTACGCCAAAGGAACAACTGCAAACATTAGACTCCTTTGAGTTTCGTAAGCCAGTCCACAGCCAAATGAAACAACTTGCCGAAAAATATATTGCAAATATGCCTACAGACTACGTGATGCACCAAGGGCGGATTTGCACGACACAAGATCATTGCCTATGGTTAGGCGGAGCAACGGGTATGGGCAAAAGCCATTTGGCAATTGCAATCGCACAGGTTGCTATTGCCAGCGGCCACAATGTCAAGGTAATCAATTGTGTCCGCATGTTTGCAGAAATCGTGGATTGCTTTTCTACAAACGAAAAGCCTAAAATGTACCAAGAAGCAATGGATGCAACAGTTCTAGTTCTTGACGATATTTTCAAGCAAAAACCAAGCGACTTTGTAATACAAAAAATATACGACTTGGTCCAATGGCGAGTGCAACTGGGATTGCCAACAATTTACACGTCAGAAAGAAGATTGGGCAACAAAGGCGAAGAAGCAAACAAGCTAAACCCGACGACGATCAAGGACATGGACACATCCATTTGGCGTAGAATCAGAAAATCTTGCGGTGATGGGACGTATGTTTTTGAAT